The following are encoded in a window of Pontiella desulfatans genomic DNA:
- a CDS encoding PQQ-dependent sugar dehydrogenase, with protein sequence MKAKIILPILLTVSSALGQSADNLYQEHCSHCHGAKFQGGNAQSLIDGIWQFGDSAGHISRNIKFGITHLGMPAYEKSLTDPQIKSLVNYLFEAEKQAGAATPPSPTSLQTQDYDIDVEIWAEGLDIPWNLAFLDDKLALITERPGRLRIMRNGTLNPKPVEGSPSVVAEGQGGLLAVAFDPDYREKGNQWIYLAFSHGLEKKAGEKRAPAMTKVVRGRIRNNRWIDEQTLFEARHEEYRTTRVHFGTRIVFDAGNNLYFSIGDRGTGDDAQDLSKPNGKMHRIRRDGSIPNDNPFVQTEGALPSIFSYGHRNPQGISVHPTTGQIWAAEHGPLGGDELNLVEAGKNYGWPVITYGKNYNGTTITEVVRKEGMEQPAWYWKPSTAVCGIGFYSGNLFPKWNNKLLVGALKYEDVRVLDIEKDRVMHEEMILKNAGRVRDVACGPDGALYIVLNSPDTILRLTPKEQ encoded by the coding sequence ATGAAAGCAAAGATCATCCTTCCCATATTGCTTACGGTTTCATCCGCATTAGGCCAAAGCGCGGACAACCTCTACCAGGAACATTGCTCACACTGCCACGGGGCAAAATTCCAAGGGGGCAATGCCCAAAGCCTCATCGATGGCATTTGGCAGTTCGGCGACAGCGCCGGACACATTTCCCGCAACATTAAGTTCGGCATCACCCATCTCGGCATGCCAGCCTATGAAAAATCGCTGACCGACCCACAGATCAAGAGCTTGGTCAACTATCTCTTCGAAGCCGAAAAACAAGCAGGGGCCGCCACGCCGCCCAGCCCGACATCCCTCCAGACGCAGGACTACGACATCGATGTAGAGATCTGGGCCGAGGGGCTGGACATCCCATGGAACCTCGCCTTTCTCGACGATAAGCTCGCGCTGATCACCGAACGTCCCGGTCGGTTGCGTATTATGCGGAACGGGACGCTGAATCCCAAACCGGTCGAAGGCTCTCCATCCGTCGTTGCCGAAGGCCAGGGCGGCCTGCTCGCCGTCGCGTTCGATCCCGACTACCGGGAAAAGGGCAACCAGTGGATCTACCTGGCCTTCAGCCATGGGCTCGAAAAGAAGGCCGGCGAAAAACGCGCACCCGCCATGACCAAGGTCGTCCGCGGCCGCATCCGGAACAACCGGTGGATCGATGAACAAACGCTCTTTGAAGCCCGTCACGAAGAATACCGCACCACCCGCGTCCACTTCGGCACCCGCATTGTTTTCGATGCCGGGAACAACCTCTATTTTTCCATCGGCGACCGCGGCACCGGCGACGACGCGCAGGATCTTTCCAAGCCCAATGGCAAGATGCACCGCATCCGCCGCGACGGCTCAATCCCAAACGATAATCCTTTCGTACAGACGGAAGGCGCCCTGCCCTCCATCTTTTCCTACGGCCATCGTAATCCGCAAGGCATCTCCGTCCATCCAACCACCGGCCAAATCTGGGCGGCCGAGCATGGGCCGCTGGGCGGCGACGAACTCAACCTCGTCGAGGCGGGAAAGAACTATGGATGGCCCGTCATCACCTATGGCAAGAACTACAACGGCACCACCATCACCGAGGTCGTCCGCAAGGAAGGCATGGAGCAACCCGCCTGGTATTGGAAACCCTCCACCGCCGTCTGCGGCATCGGGTTCTATTCCGGAAACCTCTTCCCCAAATGGAACAACAAGCTGCTGGTCGGCGCCCTGAAATACGAGGATGTGCGCGTGCTCGATATCGAAAAGGACCGCGTCATGCAC
- a CDS encoding radical SAM protein has product MTKPYDYLFGPVPSRRLGRSLGVDLIPFKTCTMDCAYCQLGETTCPVSERGDYVPMQDVLAELDRWWKNDGQADHITLAGSGEPTLHTHFGDVFRWVKENTEIPSVLLTNGTLMHNANVRADAVLANKVKVTLSAWDEASFQQIHRPAQGVSFELLVKGEQAFRSEFSGELSVEVFIIEGVNSHVFDVRKIAEVVKSIHPDRVDINTAVRPPADPSVKAAREEHLHALAELFGPNASVAATFKRQGFESIEISQEALLGLIKRHPATCKQLADEFNLPSDKMYKTLKSLVATGQLREDKSGLETCYFHRA; this is encoded by the coding sequence ATGACAAAGCCATATGATTATCTTTTTGGCCCGGTGCCTTCGCGGCGGCTGGGGCGTTCACTGGGAGTGGATCTGATTCCGTTCAAGACCTGCACGATGGATTGCGCCTATTGCCAGCTGGGCGAAACCACCTGCCCGGTGAGCGAGCGCGGCGACTATGTCCCGATGCAGGACGTGCTTGCCGAGCTTGACCGGTGGTGGAAAAACGATGGCCAGGCCGACCATATTACGCTGGCCGGTTCCGGCGAGCCTACCTTGCACACCCATTTTGGCGATGTGTTCCGATGGGTGAAGGAAAACACCGAAATCCCATCCGTGCTGCTCACCAACGGAACACTGATGCATAATGCCAATGTGCGTGCCGATGCGGTGCTGGCCAACAAGGTGAAGGTGACGCTCAGTGCCTGGGACGAGGCCAGCTTCCAGCAGATTCACCGTCCGGCCCAGGGCGTGTCGTTCGAATTGCTGGTGAAGGGCGAGCAGGCGTTCCGCTCGGAATTTTCCGGCGAACTTTCGGTCGAGGTCTTCATCATCGAAGGCGTCAATTCGCATGTGTTCGATGTCCGGAAAATCGCCGAGGTGGTGAAGTCGATCCATCCCGACCGGGTCGATATCAACACCGCAGTGCGCCCCCCGGCGGATCCCTCGGTCAAGGCCGCCAGGGAAGAGCATCTGCATGCCCTCGCCGAGCTGTTCGGGCCCAATGCCTCCGTGGCCGCGACGTTCAAGAGGCAGGGATTCGAGTCGATCGAAATCAGCCAGGAGGCCTTGCTCGGACTCATCAAGCGCCACCCGGCCACCTGCAAGCAGCTGGCGGACGAGTTCAACCTGCCCTCCGACAAAATGTACAAGACGCTGAAAAGCCTAGTGGCCACGGGGCAGTTGCGCGAGGACAAGAGCGGGTTGGAAACCTGCTATTTCCACCGGGCATAG
- a CDS encoding Ig-like domain-containing protein, with protein sequence MKKTHAITLAASLGVALAYGAGNEITVGNMPPSVVKTVPACGDTEVDPDLKEITVTFSKDMMTEKMWSVCQISSEHYPKRRKDLFYRDGRTFVFPVILKPGKTYVMWFNRAQYNSFRDTGNRPAVPYQLVFKTKDK encoded by the coding sequence ATGAAGAAGACACATGCCATTACCTTGGCGGCATCGCTGGGCGTTGCGCTCGCCTATGGGGCCGGGAACGAAATCACGGTGGGGAACATGCCGCCGTCGGTGGTGAAAACGGTGCCGGCCTGCGGCGACACGGAGGTCGATCCCGACCTGAAGGAAATCACGGTGACCTTCAGCAAGGACATGATGACGGAAAAGATGTGGTCGGTCTGCCAAATCTCTTCCGAGCACTATCCGAAACGGCGGAAGGATCTGTTCTACCGCGATGGGCGCACGTTTGTTTTCCCGGTCATCCTGAAGCCGGGCAAGACCTACGTGATGTGGTTCAACCGCGCCCAGTACAACTCGTTCCGTGACACCGGCAACCGCCCGGCCGTCCCGTACCAGCTGGTGTTCAAGACCAAGGATAAATAG
- a CDS encoding alpha/beta fold hydrolase codes for MGKSPVIMLSGMGADARVFKKQLEAIPQMSVPKWIEPQPGESLRDYAGRFAKRIDPGMPCHIGGASFGGFVALEMVRHLHVAGCFLVGSVRVPEELPRGFKVLNGIPGVAGAVPFEVAALLGKAALLSTGRDSQAHHAELMKQLADSDAAFLRWACRAVLGWSGAPDTGDTPIHQIHGSADVVLPVRNTRPDVVVPGAGHALSMSHPDEVTEFILKRIQP; via the coding sequence ATGGGCAAATCCCCCGTCATCATGCTTTCGGGAATGGGCGCCGATGCGCGCGTGTTTAAAAAGCAGTTGGAAGCGATTCCCCAAATGAGCGTCCCCAAGTGGATTGAACCGCAACCGGGCGAGTCCCTGCGGGATTATGCCGGACGTTTTGCCAAGCGGATTGATCCCGGCATGCCGTGCCATATCGGCGGAGCCTCGTTCGGCGGTTTTGTTGCGCTGGAAATGGTTCGCCATTTGCATGTGGCAGGCTGTTTTTTGGTGGGGAGTGTGCGCGTGCCGGAAGAGCTGCCCCGTGGATTCAAGGTGTTGAATGGAATTCCGGGTGTTGCGGGTGCGGTTCCATTCGAGGTGGCGGCGCTGCTGGGCAAGGCCGCGCTGCTTTCGACGGGGCGGGATTCGCAGGCGCATCATGCCGAGCTCATGAAGCAGCTGGCGGATTCCGATGCGGCGTTCCTGCGCTGGGCCTGCCGTGCCGTGCTGGGTTGGAGCGGTGCGCCGGACACGGGGGACACGCCGATCCACCAAATCCACGGTTCGGCCGATGTGGTTCTGCCGGTGCGCAACACCCGCCCGGACGTCGTGGTGCCCGGAGCGGGCCATGCCCTTTCCATGAGCCATCCGGACGAGGTCACGGAGTTCATTCTGAAGCGGATTCAACCATAG
- a CDS encoding c-type cytochrome, producing MKKQILFFILLAASSAFGQSAESLYQQHCSHCHGVKFQGGNAQSLVDGIWQFGDSAGHISRNIKFGITHLGMPAYEKSLTDPQIKSLVNYLFEAEKQAGAATPPSPTSLQTQDYDIDVEIWAEGLDIPWNLAFLDDKLALITERPGRLRIMRNGTLNPKPVEGSPSVVAEGQGGLLAVAFDPDYREKGNQWIYLAFSHGLEKKAVFNRWKSKPDRLEY from the coding sequence ATGAAAAAGCAAATCCTCTTTTTTATTCTACTGGCCGCGTCCAGTGCTTTCGGTCAAAGCGCCGAAAGCCTTTACCAGCAACACTGCTCGCACTGCCACGGGGTCAAATTCCAGGGCGGCAATGCTCAGAGCCTCGTCGATGGCATTTGGCAGTTCGGCGACAGCGCCGGACACATTTCCCGCAACATTAAGTTCGGCATCACCCATCTCGGCATGCCAGCCTATGAAAAATCGCTGACCGACCCACAGATCAAGAGCTTGGTCAACTATCTCTTCGAAGCCGAAAAACAAGCAGGGGCCGCCACGCCGCCCAGCCCGACATCCCTCCAGACGCAGGACTACGACATCGACGTAGAGATCTGGGCCGAGGGGCTGGACATCCCATGGAACCTCGCCTTTCTCGACGATAAGCTCGCGCTGATCACCGAACGTCCCGGTCGGTTGCGTATTATGCGGAACGGGACGCTGAATCCCAAACCGGTCGAAGGCTCTCCATCCGTCGTTGCCGAAGGCCAGGGCGGCCTGCTCGCCGTCGCGTTCGATCCCGACTACCGGGAAAAGGGCAACCAGTGGATCTACCTGGCCTTCAGCCATGGGCTCGAAAAGAAGGCCGTCTTCAACCGCTGGAAATCCAAACCCGACCGGCTGGAATATTAA